A single region of the Pseudalkalibacillus berkeleyi genome encodes:
- a CDS encoding dihydrolipoamide acetyltransferase family protein, whose amino-acid sequence MATEKITMPQLGESVTEGTISKWLIQVGDQVKKYDPIAEVMTDKVNAEIPSSYTGTIKELVAGEGDTLEVGELVCYIETEGGAGAEAKEDAPTEVDPVEDSSASEKSTEAPKKEKPKQPKNGKVRYSPAVLTLAQEHDIDLQQVEGSGREGRITRKDLQKIIESGNIPKAGDQPKADAAPAAEKADAPKAEAPAAAAAPSKPASKPMNIPVEPGDVEIPVSGVRRAIADNMVRSKHEAPHAWMMMEVDVTNLVEYRNGVKGDFKKKEGYNITFLPFFIKAVVEALKEFPMINSMWAGDKIVQKKDINISIAVATEDSLYVPVIKNADEKSLKGIAKDVNDLAGKVRSGKLSGEDMKGGTFTVNNTGSFGSIQSTPIINYPQAAILSVESIVKRPVVMDNGMIAVRDMVNLCMSLDHRVLDGLVCGRFLTRVKEIVENTSKENTSIY is encoded by the coding sequence ATGGCAACAGAAAAAATTACGATGCCCCAGCTTGGTGAGAGTGTAACTGAAGGTACGATTAGTAAGTGGCTCATCCAAGTTGGCGATCAAGTAAAAAAGTATGACCCAATCGCAGAGGTTATGACAGACAAAGTAAACGCAGAAATTCCTTCTTCATATACTGGGACAATTAAAGAACTTGTTGCTGGTGAAGGAGATACACTTGAAGTCGGTGAACTCGTTTGTTACATCGAAACAGAAGGTGGAGCAGGAGCGGAAGCGAAAGAAGATGCTCCAACTGAAGTGGATCCTGTAGAAGATTCCTCAGCATCTGAAAAATCTACTGAAGCACCTAAGAAAGAAAAGCCTAAACAACCGAAGAACGGTAAAGTACGCTACTCTCCAGCAGTACTTACACTCGCTCAAGAGCATGACATAGATCTTCAGCAAGTAGAAGGATCTGGACGGGAAGGCCGTATTACTCGTAAAGATCTTCAGAAGATCATCGAGTCTGGTAACATTCCGAAAGCAGGTGATCAACCGAAGGCGGATGCAGCTCCAGCAGCAGAGAAAGCTGATGCACCTAAGGCAGAAGCACCTGCAGCAGCAGCGGCACCATCTAAACCTGCTTCTAAGCCGATGAACATTCCTGTTGAACCAGGCGATGTTGAAATCCCTGTAAGTGGAGTACGCCGCGCAATTGCAGACAACATGGTCCGCAGTAAGCACGAAGCTCCTCACGCATGGATGATGATGGAAGTAGACGTGACCAATCTTGTGGAATATCGAAACGGTGTGAAAGGCGACTTCAAGAAGAAAGAAGGATACAACATTACATTCCTTCCATTCTTTATCAAAGCAGTCGTTGAAGCATTGAAAGAATTCCCTATGATCAACTCAATGTGGGCTGGCGATAAGATCGTTCAGAAGAAAGACATCAATATCTCGATTGCAGTTGCTACGGAAGATTCTCTATATGTTCCGGTTATCAAAAATGCTGACGAGAAGAGCTTGAAAGGTATTGCGAAAGACGTGAATGACCTTGCAGGTAAGGTCCGAAGCGGTAAACTTTCTGGTGAAGACATGAAAGGCGGAACGTTCACAGTGAATAACACTGGTTCATTCGGTTCAATTCAATCAACACCAATCATCAATTACCCTCAAGCTGCGATCCTTTCCGTAGAATCGATCGTTAAACGTCCAGTCGTAATGGACAACGGCATGATTGCTGTCCGTGACATGGTGAACCTATGTATGTCACTCGACCACCGTGTCTTAGACGGATTAGTATGCGGACGATTCCTAACTCGCGTGAAGGAAATCGTTGAGAACACTTCTAAAGAAAATACTTCAATTTACTAA
- a CDS encoding alpha-ketoacid dehydrogenase subunit beta, giving the protein MPVISYIDAVKQALREEMERDNKVFVLGEDVGVRGGVFRATDGLYDQFGEDRVIDTPLAESAIAGVGIGAAMYGMRPVAEMQFADFIMPAVNQIVSEAAKIRYRSNNDWSCPITIRAPYGGGVHGALYHSQSVEALFANVPGLKIVMPSTPYDVKGLLKAAIRDEDPVLFFEHKRAYRLIKGEVPEDDYTLPIGKADVKREGEDITVITYGLAVHFALQAAEKLEKDGYSAHVLDLRTVYPLDKEAIIEAAKKTGKVLLVTEDNKEGSIISEVSAIIGEHCLFDLDAPIQRLAGPDVPSMPYAPTMEKHFMINPDKVEKAMRDLAEF; this is encoded by the coding sequence ATGCCAGTAATTTCATATATAGATGCTGTGAAACAAGCTTTACGTGAAGAAATGGAACGAGATAATAAAGTATTTGTTCTTGGAGAAGACGTTGGGGTACGCGGAGGCGTATTCCGTGCAACAGACGGTCTTTACGACCAATTCGGAGAGGACCGTGTCATTGATACACCTCTAGCTGAGTCCGCAATTGCAGGAGTAGGGATTGGTGCAGCAATGTACGGTATGCGCCCTGTAGCTGAGATGCAATTTGCAGATTTCATCATGCCTGCTGTTAACCAAATTGTTTCTGAAGCAGCTAAGATTCGCTATCGTTCAAACAATGACTGGTCTTGCCCAATTACAATCCGTGCACCTTACGGCGGTGGCGTTCACGGCGCATTGTATCACTCACAATCCGTTGAAGCTCTATTTGCAAACGTACCAGGTCTTAAGATTGTAATGCCTTCTACTCCATATGACGTGAAAGGTTTATTGAAAGCGGCAATCCGAGATGAAGATCCAGTACTTTTCTTTGAACATAAGCGTGCTTACCGTTTAATTAAAGGTGAAGTACCTGAAGATGATTACACACTTCCAATCGGGAAAGCAGACGTTAAACGTGAAGGTGAGGACATTACGGTCATCACTTACGGATTGGCAGTTCACTTTGCGCTTCAAGCTGCTGAGAAGCTTGAAAAAGACGGCTATTCTGCTCACGTACTTGACTTACGTACGGTTTATCCACTTGATAAAGAGGCTATTATAGAAGCAGCTAAGAAAACAGGTAAAGTTCTATTAGTTACAGAGGACAACAAAGAAGGAAGTATCATAAGTGAAGTTTCAGCGATCATTGGTGAGCATTGCCTATTTGACCTTGATGCACCAATTCAACGTCTTGCAGGACCTGATGTACCATCAATGCCATATGCACCAACAATGGAAAAGCACTTTATGATCAACCCTGATAAAGTCGAAAAAGCAATGCGTGATCTAGCAGAATTTTAA